Below is a genomic region from Corvus hawaiiensis isolate bCorHaw1 chromosome 24, bCorHaw1.pri.cur, whole genome shotgun sequence.
ATCCGGAGGAGCCAGAGCAACCCCCCACGGACACCTGAGAAATGCCCAAAGCAAACGGGTCAGCATGAGGGGGAGGCTGCTGTGGCAGGACGAAACTCAGGGCTGGGAATTCATCACCTGTGAAAAGAACGGATGGGAAGGGCgaggggcagagctggaagGGCAAATCCCGCCCGCGGGGAAGATGAACGAGCCAATGGCTCGAGACGAATGACAGCTTCTCAAGGACATCAGCGGGGGCAGGAGACCGGGGTGGGGATGAAAGGGTTAAACCAATGAACTGGTTTCTCCTCAGCACCAGCCTGGGGTGTTGCAGCGGTTTGTATTCTTCCCCGGCAGCGTTTCGGTGCGCTAACccgtgtgtgcacacacacaccgcCCTTCCCCCGAGGGCTGCCTTGGAAAATAACCTCTTCCATCTGCGGGCCCTTATTAGCTCCAGGGACGGGTGATTTTCCACAGGTGTCAGATGAGAAAATTGAGATGtaaagcagagaaacagcttGGCCCAAGGTGGAAAATAAATTGGGTTTGGGGCTCTGGCTGGACCCACCATTTTCTCACGGCAAGCTGGGATGTGCCTTTGCCTTTGAGCAGGGGCTGGTCCCACGGATCAGGACTGGGAGTAGATCTCATCCTGGCCATGTAGGTTCAACCTAATTTAAGATTACCGAGGTTCTGAAAGCCCCGTTTGGTGCCTGGGTGAGGCTGCAGAGGGGAATATTCCACCCTGGGTGCTCCTGACTGCTGATAAGCAGCACCCTGAAGCCGGAGGGGGGCCGGACCCTGCTGCGCTCTGCCCTGGGCCAGCCCTGTTGCTATTCTTGCTCAGACCTGTCTGCTCTTTTTTGGGCTGTTTTTTGTCCTCAGCCAGTCAGGCACCCCATCTCCCAGACAGGAGAGATGAAAATGAGCTCTCGTCCTCTCTGGAGGAGAAGATCAGGGAGAGACACGGAGAAAAAGTGAGGGAAATTAAGCAGAAATAGCTTCAGGGgtcatttaaaaatatcccCACGACTGccttaaatatatatttagcaAGAATTCATAGTCCATGGCTGAAGGAGCTCCAGGCACCGAATGTACAGAGTGGTTTTTGATAAAGACCCACAGGATTTATCACAGCTtagaggggaagaaggaggaatggAGATGGGATGGAGATGAGGGAGATCccgggggcaggaggaggctgcagggttGCTCAGCCACCCTCCCGTGCCTGTGAACTGCCCCCACACTGCATAAAGCCACAAGTTGAGCTCTTTGGGCCTCTAAAACAAAGTCCTTTTCCATCAGGATCTCCCAGCAGCCAAATCCAGGTGTCCTGCTGATGGGGTAGGACTGGCATCCAAACATGTGGAGACCCTGTGGATCCCACCAGCCTGCCTGGGGCAGGTTTGTGGTGACACCACCCTGTTCTTCACGGCTCTCCTTTGGGAGTAACCATTCCTGGTGCCTCTGCCTGGAGAAGGACAGCCTGGCTTGGGTCCTCGTCCCCATGGAGGCTGGGAGTGGGTGAGGAGGTGTTGGACTGAGCCCAGCCCTTCTGGGAGTGAGCTGCTGATGGACCAACAGAGGGATGGAAAAGCATGGAATTAAATCCATAACGCAGTGTCCATGAGGAGACACAAGGGGCAGGTACGGTCCCATGGGATGAGGAGTATGGAGCCACCACGGGGATGAAGCTTGGTGGGTATGAAGCACCGGGGTGGCCTGGAGTGACACCGTGTGGGATTGAGATCCCAAAgttttcccagctccctggaaATGAGAAGATTCCCTTGTTCCTCGGAGCATCCTGGGCTAAAACCCCCTCTGAGGAGCAGCCCTCACTGCCCAGGTCTGCCTAGGAGCCGTGCCACCAGCCAGCACCATGAATTATTCACGGCTCCTCCATAGGATGGAGGATCCCCTTACACCTGGAGAAGGGTCTCCTTGAGCAGCACAGCCTTGCCCAGCGCTGTCGGCTTGGAAACACAAGATCTTGAGGGAATTCAACTCGCACGTTCCTTCCCCAGGTCCAGCACTGCTCCAACAGCAAAGTCAGGCAAGGTTTTGACTTTGGGGCCCTGACTGAAGGTTGGTGGGTGTCTCCTTACAGACCTACAGGCCTTATTGATTGTCTCCTGCCCGAGTTCCCTCCCCATCCAGGCTGGAACTGTTCCCCTCGAGCTGACAAATGGAGCTGCCAGcctctgatttattttaattgccatttttcccttctcctggtgACATAAAGACATGATGAATCCATGCTGGAGCGCCAGACATGGGATGTGCTGGGGCCTTGGTTGGGGCATTGCCCATTCCTACATATGGAAAAACTGCTCCCTGAAACCCCCCagtgtggggaaactgaggcactggAGCTGGTTAGGAGGAGGTGGAAAATTGTTTGCAGGTGAGTGGGATGAGAAACCAGTTTTGGGCTGCCTGTGCATCACAGGGGATGGGAAGGGCAGCTAACAAGGAAAAATCCTGGAGTTTTGTGGTGAGCATGTGCATCCTCAGAGCTGAGGGGTTTCAGGCACCTTCTCTGGGCTCTCACCCGTGCCCTGGGGTGAAGTATCTCAGCACAACCCCTTTTGCACttgggaaggtgttggagaggaaggaagatgTCATGAGGATCTGGTCTGTTCTcctccagggctgcaggcagggccctgaagggacagggacagggacagggacggaCGTGCTGTTTGGCATGACATGCTCCACTCCCCCCGTGGCTGGAGCCTGTCACAGGGAAGAGCTGCCAGACGTGACACACACCACCCGGAAGACAAAGGGAGATGGGGATGATCCTTAAGAGGTGTGGAAGAGAGGTGCGAGGTGCCTGTGGCTGGCTGGCACATGGAGCTGTCTCCTGGGGCCATCTCCTTCGTCTCTCTGTGCAAGTGCCGGGTGCTCCAcaggctcctgcccagcacctccCTTCCCGGCAGCTTGTGCGAACTGTTGGAAAATGTCTTTTGCCGCAGGCTGTGTCCTTGTTCCTCCCCgctgggacacagggaagggCACAGGTCTCAGGGCTGGTCTCGCTGTCTGGCTCCTTGGAGCATCCTTAGCGCTGCCTCTCCCTCCCGGAGCAAGTGCCACTTGTCCTGCAAACACGTCACACGCAGCGGTGACGTTacagctcagcagggctgggggggcctcccccattttccctccctctccctatCCAAGGAGAATCCTTTGCCAAAGGCAGCCAAGAgccctggctgggatggagtcTCTGGTGTTTGGGTCGTTTTGGGGACTTGTGGTTATGTGATGTCCCCCCTCCAGAGCTGCCACCTGTTTGGTGTCTGCCCAGCAAGCCCCAGCTCATCCGTCATTCCTGGCCGTGTCACCGTGTGGTGACATGGAAATGGCTCCAGCGTTTAAAGGCGCCTGCCTGCCGGGATCGCTGCGGGAGCACAGATGGGCTGAGTCCTTCtgggccctgctgctcctcccgaGCATGGAAAGGAACCGAGGCACGGAGTGGCGATGGACCAGATCCCTGCCTCTCGGTGGAAGAGTCTCTGGGGGAGCAGGAAGTAAATTTGGGCTCCTCTGAGCACAGGTAACGCTTGgaaggcaaaggcagcagcttGCAGGGGGCAGATGGACCGGAGACAGAGCAGAGCCAAAGCGCCTGGAGCCCATGGATGTGTGCAGCCTCCCAGGGCTCCGCTTGGCTTCCTCGGGCTGCACCCCCGCAGGAGGAGCCGCAGAGCTCTGCCACGAGGCGTCGGCGTTGGGCACCCAAAATCAGGTGGCTCCATCCTGTACAGACATCACTGTCCTGAGTGGGGCCATCCTCAGCGAGTCCCTGGGAGGGAAACGGGACCAAGAGCAcgggggggtccctgggtgcCCAAAGCTCCGGAATTACGGATTCATGCCCGTGCACCAGGTCTCCTCAGGACAGAGGGCTTTAGGGAAGGATGTGGCCCTGCAATGCAATCCCTGATCCTGCCTTAATTCTCTCTGTACTTTGGGGGTTTATTCTTTCCTCTCCATTAATCTCTGAATATTAGGTGGAAAGCGAACAATTACCGTGCTAATGGCTCCATAAATTCCTTCATTACTTATTAAACTCGAGCCCTCCCCACGCAGCGGAGGAAAAGAGAcgaaatggagaagaaaagggagcgGAGGGGGGTGAGGAGCCAGGGCAGAGGGTCTCGGGCTGGGctgcggcggcggggccggatCAGACCCGGTAATTCACGGGCTGTCGTTGCCCTCTGCCGGCAGCGGGacgggcaggggctgcctgccCGGCTCTTCCCTgttcttccctgctctgccctccctgctctgcgggcagagccccggcagccccggggaCACGAAGCTGGGGAGCCGCGGGGTGTCTGgcgctgctggtgctgaggctgctccGCAGAAGTCGCTGCTTGGGGACCCAAAGCTGTCCCCAAAGCTCTCGGGGACGATGGTGAGCAGAGCTCACGCCAGCATGAGCTTGGCTTCAGGAGCGGCTGCCTCCATCGCACGCTGCCAGGCAGCGAGCGCCGGGCACGGCTTTCCCGGCTGCGGGGAGGAATCTGCTCTCTCCCGGCTTTCCTCGAGGTGCCGCCTCGCTGCTCGCTGCCAAACCTCCCCGGCATCCCGCAGGGTGGATGTTCTCCAGTTCCTTTTTTGCTGGCCAAGGCGAGGTCTGGGCCACTGCGGGGATCGCAGCCACCATTCCAGGGGAAGATTCGCCTCGGCTCCGGGTCGGAGAGCGCGGCAGCTCTGCTCCCGGGAGGGCTCTTGTGGCCTCGCTTAAGTGGAGCTAATGGATTCCACGTCTCCAACAGCCAGCTGGGATACGAGCACATCTCCTGGAAGAAAGGCAGCTCGTCTGAATGCAAAACTGCAAACAGGCAGATGCCTTCCCAGCAGAGGGGCTTGCAAGCCTGCCTGGATCAGTGGGATTGGAGCGGGAGCTCTGGGATCCATCCAAGGAGCCCACTGCATCTCCTCCGCCATCGGACCCACCTGCTCCTCTGTGATCTgctccagctggctttggaaaggaaaacacacagtTAAACCCCAAGAGAacgttttggggttttttttgcaggaaGCGGCCAATTTCTGTGGTTCTGCAGCGCCCAAGTGTCCTGTGGGatgagcccagctctgcagagggacgTGGATGGCCCAGTCCCAGGGACAGCAGGTGTAATTAGATGTTTAGATCTAGGCCAGGGGCTCAAGGGCCATCTGGCACCTGAATTATTCATACACTTTTAActaagcacaggcagagcagagcacagagctccttctccagcctgggCCCAGGGGAAGATTCCTGCTTGTGCCAGATCGTTTTTCACGGCCTGACAAAGCCTGATcctctccagaccttcttcccAGTGCTGCCGAGCAGAGATCTGTACAGATCCACAGAGATCCACATCGCCAGCAGCTGATGTGGAGGTGGAAAAATCCATGAGGAAAAGAGTCTCCCCTTGGAAGGAGCAGGTCAGGAGGAGTGAAATCAGATTAAATGTCTATCAGGAGGACCCGTTCCTGCGGTGATATGGCCCAGTGCTCCCCCTCAAGGTGTCTTTTACCCTGTGACTCATCTGCTGAGGAATTTTAATCCCTGTCTTTCTCTCCCAACCCCAGGCACCattgggaagaggagaggacTTTGGAGACAGAAGTCTCTATCACTTGTTGTTAAAGTGATGCATTTCTTCTCCGGccatggagctgtgccaggtTTTACCAGCTGTAACTAAAAAATTTCAGATGAAGCTGAAATATGGCACATTATggttttctgtgcagttttctCTCACCTCGTTGAGTGATtcctcagcttctctgagcagcctgggctagtggaaggtgtccctgcccacggcagggggtggaaggagatgagctttaaggtccctccaacccaaaccagtccgGGGTTCCATAATCCCATAGACACAATCGGAGAcgcaggagaggagctggaggggaGGGATCTCTGCATGGGATGTGGGGGCTTCTGATCCAAGCTGCAGTGATGCTTTTTTATTGCACACTGGGATATTCTGCTCCCTACAACATGCTGGCTGCTGGGCCTCATTCCTCAGTCAACTCCAACCCTCCCTCCAAAACCCTTTCTGGCAGCTCTGGAAGGGAGGTATTGCTGTAAAACAGTACCATCTTGACAGAAGAACAATTTTTCTGGAGGGAAATCATAATGCCTGAGCTTTATCCTTCAGCTGTGTCTCCGCAGGAAGCAGCTGGgtccagctgggagcagcagctgggatgagcCCGTGGGACACAGCCACAGATCAGCCCCGGCTCCTCCTGCTCACATCTTTGTGTCACCTCATTGATTCCATCCACCCAACTCTGATCTCCCACAGCTTCCCGATGATGATCCACACACACCGAGCTCCCGGATCACCGCGGGTCTGGCTCTGAAACACCTGCTGGGTTCAGGTTGTTACGCAGAAGAATCTCAGTTTCAGAAGCTCGGTGTATGTTCCAAACACAATTCCTGTCACTCCAAGGTCTGTACTTAAAAATCATGGTGCATCCAGTTCTGCTGGCCCCAACATTAGAAGGATGTGGaactgttggagtgagtccagaggaggccatagAGCTGTTGAGGGAACTGGAGCACCTCCActatggagccaggctgggagagctgggaatgctcagcctggagaagagaaggctccagggatggagacctcagagccccttccagggacTAAAGTgggtccaggagagctggagagggactggggacaagggatggagggacaggacacggggaatggcttcccactgccagagggcagggctggatgggatattgggaaggaactGCTCCccgtgagggtggggaggccctggcacagggtgcccagagcagctgtggctgcccctggatccctgcaagtgtccaaggccaggttggatggggttagagcaacctgggatagtggaaggtgtccctgcccatggcaggggtggaatgggatgggcttcaaggtcttttccaaaccagtctgggattttgTGATTCAGTGGCAGCtggtcactagtggggttccccAGGCCTCAGGATTGGGGCTGGTCCTGTTTAATCTCTTTATCCATGATCAGGATAAGGGGATCAAGGGCACCCTTTTCGGTTCACAGAaaacaccaagctgagtgggtCTGTGGATCtcctggagggcaggaaggttctgcagagggatctggacaggttAGATCCATGGGCGGAGGCCAACGGTGTGAGggtcaacaaggccaagtgctggtcctgcccttgggtcacaacagcCCCGTGGAACGCTCCAGGCcaggggcagagtggctggaaagctggaaaaggacctgggggtgctggtgacagcggCTGGACGTGAGCCTGGGTGTGCCCAGGGGGGCAAGAGGCCAAAGGCACCTGGCTTGGATCAGGAGCAGTGTCCAACAGGCcctgggcagtgactgtccctctgttcttggcactgctggggctcagTTTTGGGTTTCTCatgacaagaaggacattgaggggctggagcgtgaccagggaagggaacggagctggggaagggtctggagccccaggagcagctgagggagctgggaaaggggctcagcctggagcaaaggaggctcaggagggaccttgtggctctgcacaagtccctgacaggagggggcagccgggggggtcgggctctgctcgcagggaacagggacaggaggagagggaacggcctcaggctgggccaggggaggctcaaggtggacatcagcaggaatttctgcatggaaagggtgctcaggccttggcaggggctgcccagggaggtttggagttcccaatccctggaggtgtccagggaaggcctggaggtggcactcagtgctctgggctggggacaaggtgggcatcaggcacagcttggaccCGATGGTCTTggaaggcttttccaaccttgaaTGGTTTCATGCTCAGCCATTTACCCTCCACTGAAACCCTCCCACAACTTCAGGAGCCGCTGTCCCTGAGCCAGAAGACGACACGGCaggggacagacagacacagacagacacagccTAATGGGCCCTGCTAAAACAATCAGATCCCATCTCCCCCTGTTGGATGAACTCCTGGGAGCGATCGGATTTCGTGAGGGAACGTTgtgcctcctgctctcctgatCTCCAGCCACTCAGGCTGGGATTGTTCAAACACAGCCcggagcagctggagagccgcgggtttccacGGAGTGCTTCCCATCCCAGTAGCTGCATGGAATTCCTCCTCAGGAACTGCTGGATTTGAAAATAACGATTAGGAGGGTGAAATTTGGGGTTGGGGGGGATCGAACTGGGGTTTGGTGGGGTGGGATTGGGGTTTAGAAGGTGAAACTAAGAGTTTGGAGGGTGAaattggggtttgggggtgaaACTGGGGGTTTGTGGAATGGTATTGAAGTTTGGAGGGTGAAGTTGGGGGTTGAGAGGATAGAactggggtttgggggggttgaAATTGGAATTTGGAAGTGGAATTGCAGTTGTGGGGGTGTAACTGGAGTTTGTGCAGTGAAACTGGGGTTTGAGAGGATCAAATTGGGGTTTGATGGGGTGAAATTAAGGTTTGCGGGGTGAAATTAGGGTTTGTTGGCATGAAATTAGTGTTTAGGGGGATGAAAATAGGGGTTTAGGATATAAAATCAGGATCAGGTGGGGTGAAATTAGTGCTTGGGGGAAGAAACTGGGATTTGGGACATCGGAATTAGGGTTTGGGAGAATGAAATGAGGGTTTGGTGGATGAAATTAGGTTATGGGGGGTGAAATTAGGATTTAGGGGGTAAAATGAGTGGTTGCGAGTATGAAATTGGGGTTTGAAAGATGGAACGGGAGAGGGTGATATTAGGGTTTGGGGAGATGATATTGAGATTTGGGGGTGAAATCGGGAATTTAGGGAGGGAAATTAAAGTTTGGGGGatgaattttggggtttgggcAAGGAAATGAGGGTTTGGAGGGGCTGAAATGAGGGTTTAGAGTGCGAAATTTGGAGTTGGGGGAATCCACCTGGGGATTGGTGGTGAAATTGGAGCGTTGAGGGTGAATTTGGAGTTTGGGTGTTGAAGTTATGGTTTTATTGGGGGAAATTAGGGTTTAGGGGGAAGATTTATGGGATTGTAGGATGCAGGGGCAGCAGTTCCAGCAGGGTTgggggacacagccctgctccgCCTTCTCCCGCTTTGaacctttctttttcctatttacacttctcacaggcagagcagagcaggagaaagaagaggaagcgCCCAGGGCCCCACGTGGCAGCAGGATCCTCACAAAATACAGGGATTAGAGCGGGATCCTCACAAAATACAGGGATTAGAGGCGTTCCTGCTCCACGGGAACTGGGATTCCCTGAGGCCGCGGAGGCTCCTTCGCCTCAGACCGAATCCAAACCTCTTCCCCATCTCCGAGAACCTCCGAGCTCCAACTCCCCAGGGAAAGATGGGACCGCTGCTGAAAGCAGAATCTATCAGGATACCCACTGTGTTGTGAAGATTTAACAGGGAAATATTTCAAGCGGTTTGGAGGCCCCGAGTAAGGAGTGACCGTGCCCCGAGACAGTGCCTGCAGCTACTCAGGGTTCCAAAACCGGCAGAGGAGCGCGGGCCGGGCCCTGGGGAGCCTCAGACACCTGCGCAGCTCTCGCAGTCGCCGGGAGCGTTTCTCTGCATTCCCTGGTGCGGACAAGCACAAGGAAATAGGGGGAGGGTGAGACAGGCACTGAATGCAGCCGagcttcctcctctcccccgCGGTGGCTTCAGCCCGGCCCGGTGGGTGTAGTGGCGGGCTGAGGGGAAGGACAGGCAGCACGCACCGCAGCCCGCCGCGCTCTGAGCCCTCAGGGGCCGCCGCGCCGCAAGCTCTGCTGGGGACCGCCTCCCTACCCGCTGCGACCAATCAGAGTCAGCGCAAGCCTGATTGATTTTTGTCTTAGCCAATCAGCACTCTGCCTGTCTGCACCCAATCAGATGCCTGGGGAGATTTTCTCGCCCAATGATAAACCAGGAGTGGAGTTAGGGGGCAGGGCGCGCCCCGTCGTGAGCGGCGTAGGGATCAGCCAATCAGAGCAGGCGATGGCGTTGACTAATGACCAATGAGAAAAGGGGGCGGGAAATAGCAACTCGCGAGATTTTGAGAGGTACGATGGGAACCCACATCTAAGCGAGAGAGCCAATGGAaaagggcggggcggggccgcagTGTGAATATTGTAACTGGCAGATACGAGAGCCAATCAGAAGGCGGCGGTAAGTTCGGCCCAGTGTCCAATGGGCAGCGAAAATCCTCCCATGGTTGTACTGCCACGACTGACATATGGAACCGCCCAATCAGATCGCCGCGCCCTTTCTAACTGCCCAATGAGCAAGCGGAGCGGGGAGGCGCGCGACGGCGGCGATTCCCGCCCCTCCCCGCGGGAGCATGGGGCTGGTTGGCAGACCGACAGCCCGGCGGACCAATGGGAACGCGCAGCGCCAGGTGGTAGGCGGAGCTTCCTCGCGGCGGCAGCCAATGGGCGAGGGCACCGCCCTGGGCAGCCAATGGGCGCGGGGGGGGCGGCGCGCGCTGCCGGCGCGGctcccaagatggcggcgggtGCGTGAGCGGGGCGGTCGGGGAGGCccggcgggagcgcggccgccgccgccgccatgaaGGGCAAGGAGCGCTCGCCCGCCAAGGCCAAGCGCTCCCGGGGCGGCGAGGACTcggcatcctcctcctcctcctcgcgcGGCAGCAAGAAGCCGAGCGGCTCGTccggcggaggcggcggctcCAACGGCGGGAAAGCGGCGGCGGCGTCCGGCGAGAGCAACAGCGGGAGCGGCCGGCGCGGCGCCCACACGGACAAGGGCGGCCGCGCCGGCAGCCGCGAGTACGAGACCGGttcggcggcggccgcgggcggcgggggccggcaCGGCTACAGCGGTAAAACCGCGGAGGCGTCgcggagcagcagcagccgcggcGGCGAATCgcgggcggccgccgccgccgcctcctcctcctcctcctcgtcggagccgggcggcggcgaGTACAAGACGCTGAAGATCAGCGAGCTGGGCTCGGCGCTGAGCGACGAGGCGGTGGAGGACGGGCTTTTCCACGAGTTCAAGCGCTTCGGCGACGTGAGCGTGAAGATCAGCCGCCTCCCGCCCGGCGCCGGCGCCGCCGACGAGCGCGTGGCCTTCGTCAACTTCCGCCGGCCCGAGGACGCGCGCGCCGCCAAGCACGCCCGCGGCCGCCTCGTGCTCTACGACCGCCCGCTCAAGATCGAGGCCGTCTATGTCGGCGGAGGCAGCGGCCGCCGGCGCAGCAGCCGCTCCCCAGCGCTGCTGGACAAGGAGTCTCCCTACGGCACAGCGGCGGTCGGGGCAGTGGCGGCGGCCGTGCGGCACCCGCCGGCCGGGGCCGCGCAGCGGGCGCTGTCCCCCGCGGGCAGCGGCGGAGCTTTGGGATACCGGGACTACCGGCTGCAGCAGCTCGCCCTGGGccggctcccgccgccgccgccgctgccgagggagctggagagggagcgGGACTACGGTGGCTTCTACGAGGCGCGGGTGCGGCCGGCCTACGGGCTGGAgcgcgtggccggcgtggcggCGGCCGGGGGATTccgtggaggaggaggaggaggtgccGGAGCGGCCGGTGAGGAGGAGATCAGCCCTGAGGATGACCAGAGAGCCAACCGCACGCTGTTCCTGGGCAACCTGGACATCACCGTGAGCGAGTCGGACTTGCGGCGAGCGTTTGACCGTTTTGGGGTCATCACTGAGGTGGACATCAAGAGGCCGGGACGTGGGCAGACCAGCACCTATGGGTTTCTTAAGTTTGAGAATCTGGACATGGCGCACCGGGCCAAGTTGGCCATGTcagggaaggtgctgctgcGTAACCCCATCAAGATCGGATATGGGAAAGCCACCCCGACCACCCGGCTCTGGGTGGGCGGCCTGGGGCCCTGGGTGCCTCTGGCTGCCCTGGCCAGGGAGTTTGATCGGTTTGGTACCATCCGCACGATCGATTACCGCAAAGGGGATTCCTGGGCCTATATCCAGTACGAGAGCCTGGACGCGGCGCAGGCGGCCTGCACTCACATGCGGGGGTTCCCCCTGGGGGGGCCGGATCGCCGGCTCCGCGTAGACTTTGCTGACACGGAGCATCGGTACCAGCAGCCctacctgcagcccctgcccttGCCACCCCCAGCTCATTACGAGCTTGTGGCGGAGGCGGCTGCTTTTGGGGCTCACCGGGGAGCCCCCCCTGACCCTCTCCGGGGGGCCCGGGACAGGACGCCACCTTTGCTCTATAGAGACCGTGACAGAGACCTTTACCCTGAGACAGAGTGGGTGCCCCCACCGCCCCCTGTGCGGGACAGGAGTAATCGGGCAGCTGCCTATGACCCACTGGAAAGCCTGGAGCGCCGCCGGGATGGGTGGTCCTTGGAGCGGGACCGTGGGGAGAGGGAGTTGGGCAGTAGCAGTAGGGATCAGCCTAGGAAACGGAGGCTGGCAGAGGATGGAGGCCGGCACTTGGACCGCTCCCCCGACAGTGAGCGCTCCTCTTCCTCCCGAAAGCGCCACTGCTTGGCCACAACCTCTCCCCCGGACCGCAGCCCCGAGCTCCTCGGAGGCCGGGAGCGTTACAGTACTGACCCCGAGCGCTCATCCCGCTTGCTCCTGTTGGAGCGACCTTCCCCCATCCGGGAATCCCGCCGGGGGAGCCTGGAGCGGGCGCAGAACGAAAAGCGCGACCGCAAGAATTCCGCAGAGCGGGAGCGGAAGCAtcgcgccgccgctgccgcccagGAGTGCAAAAGTCCGGCCAAAAAGGACGAGCGGGCGGcggagggcggcggcggcggctcccggctCAAACCTCCTCcgcagaaacagcagcaggacgGAGCGGCGCAGGCCGGGGCAGCGCCCAAGCTGTGCCtagcttggcaggggatgctccTGCTGAAGAACAGCAACTTCCCGTCCAACATGCACCTGCTCCAGGGGGACCTCGGAGTCGCCAGCAGCCTCCTCGTGGAGGGAGCGACTGGGGGGAAAGTGGCTCAGCTCAAGATCACCCAACGTCTCCGTCTGGACCAGCCCAAGCTGGACGAGGTCAACCGGCGCATCAAGGTGGCGGGTCCCAACGGATACGCCATCCTTCTGGCCGTGCCCGGCGCCTCAGACAACCGCTCCGCAGCCGGGGCTGCCGAGGCCGCCACCACCTCCACGCAGAGGCCGCTCAGGAATCTGGTGTCCTACCTAAAGCAAAAGCAGGCTGCCGGGGTGATCAGCCTCCCTGTAGGGGGGAACAAAGACAAGGAGAACAGCGGGGTCCTGCACGCCTTTCCACCCTGCGATTTCTCCCAGCAGTTCCTGGACTCCACGGCCAAGGCGTTGGCCAAATCAGAGGACGACTATCTGGTCATGATCATTGTCCGTGGGGCATCCTAA
It encodes:
- the RBM15 gene encoding RNA-binding protein 15; amino-acid sequence: MKGKERSPAKAKRSRGGEDSASSSSSSRGSKKPSGSSGGGGGSNGGKAAAASGESNSGSGRRGAHTDKGGRAGSREYETGSAAAAGGGGRHGYSGKTAEASRSSSSRGGESRAAAAAASSSSSSSEPGGGEYKTLKISELGSALSDEAVEDGLFHEFKRFGDVSVKISRLPPGAGAADERVAFVNFRRPEDARAAKHARGRLVLYDRPLKIEAVYVGGGSGRRRSSRSPALLDKESPYGTAAVGAVAAAVRHPPAGAAQRALSPAGSGGALGYRDYRLQQLALGRLPPPPPLPRELERERDYGGFYEARVRPAYGLERVAGVAAAGGFRGGGGGGAGAAGEEEISPEDDQRANRTLFLGNLDITVSESDLRRAFDRFGVITEVDIKRPGRGQTSTYGFLKFENLDMAHRAKLAMSGKVLLRNPIKIGYGKATPTTRLWVGGLGPWVPLAALAREFDRFGTIRTIDYRKGDSWAYIQYESLDAAQAACTHMRGFPLGGPDRRLRVDFADTEHRYQQPYLQPLPLPPPAHYELVAEAAAFGAHRGAPPDPLRGARDRTPPLLYRDRDRDLYPETEWVPPPPPVRDRSNRAAAYDPLESLERRRDGWSLERDRGERELGSSSRDQPRKRRLAEDGGRHLDRSPDSERSSSSRKRHCLATTSPPDRSPELLGGRERYSTDPERSSRLLLLERPSPIRESRRGSLERAQNEKRDRKNSAERERKHRAAAAAQECKSPAKKDERAAEGGGGGSRLKPPPQKQQQDGAAQAGAAPKLCLAWQGMLLLKNSNFPSNMHLLQGDLGVASSLLVEGATGGKVAQLKITQRLRLDQPKLDEVNRRIKVAGPNGYAILLAVPGASDNRSAAGAAEAATTSTQRPLRNLVSYLKQKQAAGVISLPVGGNKDKENSGVLHAFPPCDFSQQFLDSTAKALAKSEDDYLVMIIVRGAS